A single Agrococcus sp. ARC_14 DNA region contains:
- a CDS encoding TetR/AcrR family transcriptional regulator yields the protein MGRPRLHDEHLRQRLLEAATDLMAVDGPDFSLRPLVASVGTSTSAVYSLFGSRGELLEAITLRAARSFVDAQQAAQSPDPVQHILGLAHAIRGWAVEHSPMFQVVFGRTNDSPAIAEARESTTEPLQRAVSQAIDAGVLHGDPETTMRTIFAGVHGFISLELLGHYPANEADALFNAMLAAVWRSWATPEHLGAVAA from the coding sequence ATGGGACGACCCCGACTCCACGATGAGCACTTGCGCCAGCGGCTGCTCGAGGCTGCTACCGACCTGATGGCGGTAGACGGCCCCGACTTCTCGCTGCGCCCGCTCGTCGCGTCCGTCGGTACGTCCACCTCCGCCGTCTACTCGCTCTTCGGCTCTCGCGGTGAGCTGCTCGAGGCGATCACACTGCGCGCTGCGCGCTCGTTCGTCGATGCCCAGCAGGCAGCGCAGTCGCCCGACCCGGTGCAGCACATCCTCGGTCTCGCGCATGCCATCCGCGGCTGGGCCGTCGAGCACTCCCCCATGTTCCAGGTCGTCTTCGGTCGCACGAACGACTCCCCCGCGATCGCCGAGGCGCGCGAGAGCACCACCGAGCCGCTGCAGCGAGCGGTGAGCCAGGCGATCGACGCCGGCGTGCTCCACGGCGACCCCGAGACCACCATGCGCACGATCTTTGCCGGCGTGCACGGCTTCATCTCGCTCGAGCTGCTCGGCCACTATCCGGCCAACGAGGCCGACGCGCTGTTCAACGCGATGCTTGCCGCCGTCTGGCGCAGCTGGGCGACGCCGGAGCATCTCGGCGCCGTCGCCGCCTGA
- a CDS encoding CpaF family protein has translation MSSLAERLHVARGDEVKTEEAPRRRALPVQTAKPPVAERELVERAAPLAEAAPEVDALLRVKERAANALFSRIGTRLNDPTMSEEQLYALVREELNAVVEEEQAPLTLDERQRLINEVRDDVLGLGPLQRLIDDPTVTEIMVNGPDTVYIEQGGKLGRAGVRFTSEDQLRRVIERIVSRVGRRIDESSPMVDARLEDGSRVNAVIPPLAFSGSTLTIRKFSKDPFKVPDLIRFGTLTPQMAELLRACVEAKLNIIVSGGTGTGKTTLLNVLSSFIPSQERIITIEDAVELQLQQDHLVRLESRPPNTEGKGEITIRDLVRNSLRMRPDRIVVGEVRGGETLDMLQAMNTGHDGSLSTVHANSPRDAIARLETLVLMAGMDLPLRAIREQIASAVDVIVQLTRLRDGTRRITAVTEVQGMEGQTVTMQDVFLFDYGAGVDASGRFLGAPVATGVRPRFAERFQDHGIAIPAGLFDVGASR, from the coding sequence ATGAGCAGCCTTGCGGAGCGCCTGCACGTCGCACGCGGGGACGAGGTCAAGACCGAGGAAGCGCCCCGACGACGCGCCCTGCCGGTGCAGACGGCGAAGCCGCCAGTGGCAGAGCGTGAGCTCGTGGAGCGCGCTGCACCTCTCGCGGAAGCTGCTCCGGAGGTCGATGCGCTGCTGCGTGTCAAGGAGCGAGCCGCCAACGCTCTCTTCTCGCGCATCGGCACCCGGCTCAACGATCCGACCATGAGCGAGGAGCAGCTGTACGCGCTCGTGCGCGAGGAGCTCAACGCCGTCGTCGAAGAGGAGCAGGCGCCGCTGACGCTCGATGAGCGCCAGCGGCTCATCAACGAGGTGCGCGACGACGTGCTCGGGCTCGGCCCGCTGCAGCGCCTCATCGACGACCCTACGGTCACCGAGATCATGGTCAACGGCCCTGACACCGTGTACATCGAGCAAGGCGGCAAGCTCGGGCGCGCGGGAGTTCGGTTCACCTCGGAGGATCAGCTGCGGCGGGTCATCGAGCGCATCGTCTCGCGAGTCGGTCGCCGCATCGATGAGTCGTCGCCGATGGTCGACGCACGTTTGGAGGACGGCTCGCGTGTCAACGCGGTCATCCCACCGCTGGCGTTCTCGGGTTCGACCCTCACGATCCGCAAGTTCTCGAAGGATCCCTTCAAGGTTCCTGACCTCATCCGCTTCGGCACGCTGACCCCACAGATGGCCGAGCTGCTACGGGCATGCGTGGAGGCGAAGCTCAACATCATCGTCTCTGGCGGCACGGGTACCGGCAAGACGACGCTGCTGAACGTGCTCTCCTCCTTCATCCCTTCGCAGGAGCGGATCATCACGATCGAGGACGCGGTCGAGCTGCAGCTGCAGCAGGATCACCTCGTGCGGCTGGAATCGCGCCCACCGAACACGGAAGGCAAGGGCGAGATCACCATTCGTGATCTCGTGCGCAACTCACTCCGCATGCGACCCGACCGCATCGTCGTCGGCGAGGTCCGCGGCGGCGAGACGCTCGACATGCTCCAGGCGATGAACACCGGCCACGACGGGTCGCTCTCGACGGTGCACGCCAACTCGCCGCGCGACGCGATCGCCCGACTCGAGACTCTTGTGCTCATGGCGGGCATGGATCTGCCGCTGCGAGCCATCCGAGAGCAGATCGCTTCAGCCGTCGACGTCATCGTGCAGCTCACGCGCCTCCGCGACGGCACCCGCCGCATCACCGCTGTCACGGAGGTGCAGGGCATGGAGGGGCAGACGGTGACGATGCAGGATGTGTTCCTCTTCGATTACGGCGCCGGCGTCGACGCCTCCGGGCGCTTCCTCGGGGCACCCGTCGCGACCGGCGTGCGGCCTCGGTTCGCCGAGCGGTTCCAGGACCACGGCATCGCCATTCCCGCAGGACTCTTCGACGTGGGAGCGAGTCGATGA
- a CDS encoding TadE/TadG family type IV pilus assembly protein, whose product MQRMKRATRDRGAVAVWVAILMVPLLIAAALAIDISAAHADRQRLQHGADAAALAVAQQCSVTPCTDATADAVAQELAESNEPLGGAPTANADLDAGWVEVQNSSDREYWFAPVLGVDDAAISAASAASWGFPTGGSAVMPFAFSWCELAVQAGLPPIRNDAGAIVGIQIPEAGVTRTVLASKKADSGCTGPSGNVVPGGFGWLEPTEGCGDTVTDIDSWAPSDPGNAPPNGCSPTDFSKWVGQTILLPVFDVATGNGNNAEYRIFGYIAFRLEAYYFAGQYVTPERPCDGSERCLRGTFLRYADTASDFDHSPTGPQMGASVVELRLPEER is encoded by the coding sequence ATGCAACGGATGAAGCGCGCGACGCGCGACCGCGGTGCGGTCGCAGTCTGGGTCGCCATCTTGATGGTGCCGCTGCTCATCGCTGCCGCGCTCGCGATCGACATCTCCGCGGCGCATGCCGACCGGCAGCGCCTGCAGCACGGCGCTGACGCGGCGGCACTCGCGGTGGCGCAGCAGTGCTCAGTGACGCCGTGCACCGACGCGACCGCCGACGCGGTCGCCCAGGAGCTTGCTGAGTCCAACGAGCCGCTCGGTGGTGCGCCGACAGCGAACGCCGACCTCGACGCCGGATGGGTCGAGGTTCAGAACAGCTCCGATCGGGAGTACTGGTTTGCGCCCGTGCTCGGTGTCGACGATGCCGCCATCTCGGCCGCTTCCGCTGCCTCATGGGGCTTCCCGACCGGTGGCAGCGCCGTGATGCCGTTCGCGTTCTCGTGGTGCGAGCTGGCGGTGCAGGCTGGTCTCCCCCCGATCCGGAACGACGCCGGTGCCATCGTCGGCATCCAGATTCCAGAGGCAGGAGTGACGCGCACCGTGCTCGCCTCGAAGAAGGCAGATTCAGGGTGCACCGGTCCGAGCGGCAACGTCGTGCCGGGTGGCTTCGGCTGGCTCGAGCCGACCGAGGGCTGCGGTGACACCGTGACCGACATCGACTCGTGGGCACCCTCCGACCCGGGCAATGCACCCCCCAACGGCTGCTCGCCGACCGACTTCAGCAAGTGGGTCGGTCAGACGATCCTGCTGCCCGTGTTCGACGTCGCCACAGGAAACGGCAACAACGCCGAGTACCGCATCTTCGGCTACATCGCCTTCCGGCTCGAGGCGTACTACTTCGCCGGCCAGTACGTCACGCCCGAACGCCCCTGCGATGGGAGCGAGCGCTGCCTGCGCGGCACCTTCCTGCGGTACGCCGACACGGCCTCCGACTTCGACCACAGCCCGACGGGACCTCAGATGGGCGCATCCGTCGTCGAGCTCCGACTCCCTGAGGAGCGCTGA
- a CDS encoding metal-sensitive transcriptional regulator, with protein MSVETITAAPQHGYTADKEALLKRLRRAEGQVRGVARMVDEDAYCIDILTQVSAATKALETVALQLLEDHLAHCVAEAAEQGGPVAQQKLAEASAAIARLVRS; from the coding sequence ATGAGCGTCGAGACGATCACCGCAGCACCCCAGCACGGCTACACGGCCGACAAGGAGGCGCTGCTGAAGCGCCTGCGCCGCGCCGAGGGACAGGTGCGCGGCGTCGCCCGCATGGTCGACGAGGACGCCTACTGCATCGACATCCTCACGCAGGTCTCCGCCGCCACCAAGGCGCTCGAGACCGTGGCGCTGCAGCTGCTCGAGGATCACCTCGCGCACTGCGTCGCTGAGGCGGCCGAACAGGGCGGCCCGGTCGCCCAGCAGAAGCTCGCAGAGGCCAGCGCAGCCATCGCGCGCCTCGTGCGCTCCTGA
- a CDS encoding prepilin peptidase, which translates to MPPLVIATAAAVCAAAAWALTPWARTLADSSSKWLRRWVPVVLGACAGAGAGAVADHWASLVALCALAVGCALLIAVDLAVFRLPDAIVWPTTGAVLAMLLVAAVVTGEWVRFGTALLAMLVVGVGYFALAWIAPSSLGLGDVKLSLVLGLALGWFGWQAVFFGILGGFIALAVVALVLMALRRTSLRADLAFGPWMIVGAAAGLTVAAVSG; encoded by the coding sequence ATGCCACCCCTCGTGATCGCGACTGCCGCCGCCGTGTGCGCCGCGGCCGCCTGGGCGTTGACGCCGTGGGCGCGCACCCTCGCCGACAGCAGCTCGAAGTGGCTGCGCCGATGGGTGCCCGTCGTGCTGGGTGCCTGCGCAGGCGCCGGTGCCGGTGCCGTCGCCGATCACTGGGCATCACTCGTGGCGCTCTGCGCGCTCGCCGTGGGCTGCGCCCTGCTGATCGCGGTCGACCTCGCGGTGTTCAGGCTGCCCGACGCGATCGTCTGGCCGACCACGGGAGCGGTGCTCGCGATGCTGCTGGTCGCTGCAGTCGTGACCGGCGAGTGGGTCAGGTTCGGCACCGCGCTGCTGGCGATGCTGGTCGTCGGCGTCGGCTACTTCGCGCTCGCCTGGATAGCACCCAGCAGCCTCGGGCTCGGCGACGTGAAGCTCTCGCTCGTGCTCGGACTGGCACTCGGATGGTTCGGGTGGCAGGCCGTCTTCTTCGGCATCCTCGGCGGCTTCATCGCCCTCGCGGTCGTCGCCCTCGTGCTGATGGCGCTGCGACGCACGTCCCTGAGGGCAGACCTGGCCTTCGGACCGTGGATGATCGTCGGCGCAGCGGCCGGGCTGACCGTTGCAGCGGTCAGCGGGTAG
- a CDS encoding TetR family transcriptional regulator, which yields MPDSPPAPDEQPQPGLRERKKALTRRTIADAAFSLSSEHGLESVTIDQIAERAFVSPRTVSNYFSSKEEAVVAAHNNEPVELLAGLAERPADEPPLQSLRAVLTGAIRSWSKEQMAALKAKDELIERHPALLPHRMAQFDALEDAIRVVVAERSDTDPETEAFPRLIAGAATAAVRTAIRVWDNVGGDANAIADLVDQAFVDLEAGLSPEA from the coding sequence ATGCCTGACTCCCCCCCTGCCCCCGACGAGCAGCCGCAGCCCGGCCTGCGCGAGCGCAAGAAGGCGTTGACCCGCCGCACCATCGCCGACGCGGCCTTCTCGCTCTCCTCTGAGCACGGGCTCGAGAGCGTCACGATCGATCAGATCGCGGAGCGCGCATTCGTGTCGCCGCGCACGGTCTCGAACTACTTCTCCTCCAAGGAGGAGGCGGTCGTCGCCGCACACAACAACGAGCCTGTCGAGCTGCTGGCCGGCCTCGCCGAGCGTCCCGCCGACGAGCCGCCGCTGCAATCGCTGCGGGCAGTGCTGACCGGCGCGATCCGCAGCTGGTCGAAGGAGCAGATGGCCGCGCTCAAGGCCAAGGACGAGCTGATCGAGCGGCACCCAGCACTCCTGCCGCATCGGATGGCGCAGTTCGACGCGCTCGAGGACGCCATCCGCGTCGTCGTCGCGGAGCGCAGCGACACCGACCCTGAGACCGAGGCGTTCCCGCGACTCATCGCCGGAGCCGCCACTGCGGCCGTCAGGACCGCGATCCGCGTGTGGGACAACGTCGGCGGCGATGCGAACGCGATCGCCGACCTCGTCGACCAAGCGTTCGTCGATCTTGAGGCGGGACTGAGCCCCGAGGCGTGA
- a CDS encoding type II secretion system F family protein — protein sequence MSFALLGAGAVAVGLVGVVVVTVAPGRERLPRERRRPAQVDGEGALAGAAEAASGLMGRLIRRRSSQLAVSLDLAGIRMRPQDFAVLVAIAAIVAIALGVLLGRGLLAVPAGASAVLLAAVIVRSRAAKRRKQFASQLDDSLQLMASSLRAGQSMMQALASTARESEEPSASELTRIVNETRVGRPVIDALEEAADRMQSEDFRWATQAIAINREVGGSLADVLDGVARTIRERGQVRRQVAALSAEGRLSGVILMLLPIVVAGFITLTNPSYLLPFIEEPIGPIIIGFAVVLMVVGGIWMKKTVEVEF from the coding sequence ATGAGCTTCGCGCTGCTCGGTGCCGGTGCTGTGGCGGTTGGACTCGTCGGCGTTGTCGTCGTCACGGTCGCGCCCGGCCGTGAGCGTCTGCCTAGAGAGCGTCGGCGACCCGCGCAGGTCGACGGCGAGGGGGCATTGGCGGGAGCTGCAGAGGCTGCCAGCGGTCTGATGGGGAGGCTCATTCGGCGCCGCTCGTCACAGCTCGCCGTCAGCCTCGACCTGGCTGGCATCCGCATGCGACCCCAGGACTTCGCCGTGCTGGTCGCGATCGCCGCGATCGTCGCGATCGCGCTCGGGGTGCTGCTCGGCAGAGGACTCCTCGCCGTGCCGGCAGGCGCGAGCGCCGTCCTGCTCGCTGCCGTGATCGTGCGCTCTCGAGCAGCAAAGCGCCGGAAGCAGTTCGCCAGCCAGCTCGACGACAGCCTGCAGCTCATGGCCTCGAGCCTCCGGGCTGGGCAGAGCATGATGCAGGCGCTTGCATCGACTGCCCGGGAGTCGGAGGAGCCGAGCGCATCCGAGCTCACCCGCATCGTGAACGAGACGCGCGTCGGCCGTCCAGTGATCGACGCGCTCGAGGAAGCCGCGGATCGCATGCAGAGCGAGGACTTCCGGTGGGCGACGCAGGCGATCGCGATCAACCGCGAGGTCGGCGGCAGCCTCGCCGACGTGCTCGACGGCGTTGCCAGGACGATCCGCGAGCGTGGACAGGTTCGCCGTCAGGTCGCAGCGCTCAGCGCGGAGGGCCGTCTCTCGGGCGTCATCCTGATGCTGCTTCCGATCGTCGTCGCCGGATTCATCACTTTGACGAACCCGAGCTATCTGCTGCCGTTCATCGAGGAGCCGATCGGCCCGATCATCATCGGGTTCGCCGTCGTGCTCATGGTCGTGGGCGGGATCTGGATGAAGAAGACTGTCGAGGTCGAGTTCTGA
- a CDS encoding cation transporter, whose protein sequence is MLQNIEITTTPTAIDEQAGGCCGGGACSTSAAPSATEAGISQSFEVEGMTCGHCVSSVTEEIAGLAGVDAVDVQLVAGGRSSVTVASDAPLRLDDVRAAVSEAGYTLVEG, encoded by the coding sequence TTGCTGCAGAACATCGAGATCACCACGACCCCCACCGCCATCGACGAGCAGGCGGGCGGCTGCTGCGGCGGCGGCGCGTGCTCGACCTCGGCGGCCCCCAGCGCGACCGAGGCCGGCATCTCGCAGTCGTTCGAGGTCGAGGGCATGACTTGCGGCCACTGCGTGTCGTCAGTCACCGAGGAGATCGCTGGCCTCGCTGGCGTCGACGCCGTCGACGTGCAGCTGGTCGCGGGCGGTCGCTCGAGCGTCACCGTGGCATCCGACGCCCCGCTGCGCCTCGACGACGTGCGCGCCGCGGTCTCGGAGGCCGGCTACACGCTCGTGGAGGGCTGA
- a CDS encoding Flp family type IVb pilin — MFAMLSAVSAFVSDRFDKKNDRGATAVEYGLLVGLMAVAVVAAVVLLAPILGDLFGAAGDQIGAGTVDVENGVNTGTTP, encoded by the coding sequence ATGTTCGCAATGCTGAGCGCTGTCAGCGCTTTCGTGTCCGACCGTTTCGACAAGAAGAACGACCGCGGCGCGACCGCAGTCGAGTACGGCCTCCTCGTGGGCCTGATGGCCGTTGCGGTCGTCGCTGCCGTCGTCCTCCTCGCTCCGATCCTCGGCGACCTCTTCGGCGCTGCTGGCGATCAGATCGGCGCGGGCACGGTGGACGTCGAGAACGGCGTCAACACCGGCACCACGCCGTAG
- a CDS encoding RcpC/CpaB family pilus assembly protein, which yields MRRIIIGVIAVLLAVGGGTLTFLYASGADARAMAQMTPTQVLVVAETIPAGTPGDAIGASLVVQEIPAAAVVPGGVTDIAQLSGLEASADLQPGEQLLAARFEAPQAVAEAVEVPPGMHQLTIELEPRRVLGGELEAGDTIGIFVSRGSTEATHLMLHKVLVLAVAGGPEVTIDENGNEVEQAAASSILVTVALSAPDAERLVFAAEYDRIYLSLENADVSEQGTRIVDGEVIFG from the coding sequence ATGCGTCGCATCATCATCGGCGTGATCGCCGTGCTGCTCGCCGTCGGTGGCGGCACGCTCACGTTTCTCTACGCCTCGGGCGCCGACGCGCGGGCGATGGCGCAGATGACTCCGACTCAGGTGCTCGTCGTCGCAGAGACCATCCCCGCAGGGACCCCCGGCGATGCCATCGGCGCATCGCTGGTCGTGCAGGAGATCCCCGCCGCAGCGGTGGTGCCTGGTGGCGTCACCGACATCGCACAGCTCTCCGGCCTCGAAGCGAGCGCTGACCTGCAGCCCGGCGAGCAGCTGCTGGCCGCCCGATTCGAGGCACCGCAGGCCGTCGCCGAGGCAGTCGAGGTTCCCCCGGGCATGCACCAGCTCACGATCGAGCTCGAGCCGCGCCGTGTGCTCGGCGGTGAGTTGGAGGCGGGCGACACGATCGGTATCTTCGTGTCGCGTGGCAGCACGGAGGCGACACACCTGATGCTCCACAAGGTGCTCGTGCTCGCCGTCGCAGGGGGCCCGGAGGTCACCATCGACGAGAATGGCAACGAGGTCGAGCAGGCGGCCGCCTCCTCCATCCTCGTGACCGTCGCGCTGTCTGCGCCGGACGCCGAGCGTCTCGTCTTCGCGGCGGAGTACGACCGCATCTATCTCTCGCTCGAGAACGCCGACGTCTCTGAGCAGGGCACTCGCATCGTCGACGGGGAGGTGATCTTCGGATGA
- a CDS encoding AAA family ATPase: MSNVLLATDSTALHQRVHEASGGTCIAVPAHPLPADPAHLLAQLQEQSLPDILVLDATRSPEDALALAARFDREVPGTAIVLIGDADTLSLDAMRAGVRDVIDAGTGVEELRVALGRVAQSLAVHRAQPVDPVTAMPILQAPGRVLSVLSPKGGAGKTTLATNLAVGLATATPGSVVLVDLDVQFGDVATALGISPEYTLDDVVHGASLHDPIALKTHLTLHPSGLSVICAPESPASADAISGDQVSALLSTLSTQFRYVVVDTAAGLGARTLAVLDHTTDPLLLSTFDVAGARGLAKEMATLRELGMLTNARQVVLNFADPKSGLSTQDVEATIRSKVDLTIPHSRAVSASLNMGVPLLQHKPRDPVSKQVGKLLAYYADAAAKRGNGRHRAAA, from the coding sequence ATGAGCAACGTGCTGCTCGCCACGGATTCCACGGCATTGCATCAGCGCGTCCACGAGGCGTCCGGAGGCACCTGCATCGCGGTGCCCGCGCACCCGCTGCCGGCGGACCCGGCTCACCTGCTCGCGCAGCTGCAGGAGCAGTCGCTCCCTGACATCCTCGTGCTGGACGCGACGCGTTCTCCTGAGGATGCGCTGGCGCTCGCGGCGCGATTCGACCGCGAGGTGCCGGGCACGGCCATCGTGCTCATCGGCGATGCCGACACCCTCTCGCTCGACGCGATGCGTGCCGGCGTGCGCGACGTCATCGATGCCGGCACCGGCGTAGAAGAGCTGCGCGTCGCGCTCGGCCGTGTCGCGCAGAGCCTCGCGGTGCATCGTGCCCAGCCTGTCGACCCCGTGACCGCGATGCCGATCCTGCAGGCGCCCGGACGTGTGCTCAGCGTGCTCTCGCCGAAGGGCGGAGCTGGCAAGACGACGCTCGCAACCAACCTGGCGGTCGGGCTCGCGACGGCGACGCCGGGCTCCGTCGTGCTGGTCGACCTCGACGTGCAGTTCGGCGACGTCGCCACGGCACTCGGGATCAGCCCCGAGTACACGCTCGATGACGTCGTGCACGGCGCGTCGCTGCATGACCCGATCGCGCTCAAGACGCATCTGACCCTGCACCCCTCGGGTTTGTCCGTCATCTGCGCACCGGAGTCTCCCGCCTCCGCAGACGCGATCAGTGGCGATCAGGTCAGCGCGCTGCTGTCGACGCTCTCGACGCAGTTCCGCTACGTCGTCGTCGACACTGCCGCGGGGCTCGGCGCACGCACCCTCGCCGTGCTCGACCACACGACCGACCCGCTGCTGCTCTCGACGTTCGATGTCGCCGGTGCGCGTGGGCTCGCCAAGGAGATGGCGACGCTGCGAGAGCTGGGCATGCTGACGAATGCGCGGCAGGTCGTGCTCAACTTCGCCGACCCGAAGAGCGGGTTGAGCACGCAGGATGTCGAAGCAACGATCCGCTCCAAGGTCGACCTGACGATTCCGCACTCGCGCGCGGTCTCGGCGTCGCTCAACATGGGTGTGCCGCTGCTGCAGCACAAGCCGCGCGATCCAGTCTCCAAGCAGGTCGGCAAGCTGCTCGCGTACTACGCCGACGCCGCGGCGAAGCGAGGCAACGGCCGGCACCGGGCTGCAGCATGA
- a CDS encoding type II secretion system F family protein, producing MPDSLLLVVLLVALAAGAIVLTVASLIKPERSRMVANLHRGERAVVVDAPEASRSTLGSLAQRLTPAPLISLLTRQHARAGRPAQWPVERLLTLKLVWLPVGIALLCLLAAVQAPPILTLLIGIAAIVIYFLPELLLVSRGQERDQRIQRQLADTLDQMMIAVEAGLGFDGAMSRAAANGTGALSEELTRTLQDMRMGRSRREAFTDLADRNQVVDLRRFVRAILQADAYGISVSDVLRSQADEMRLKRRQRAEEKAQQVPVKVLMPLMLCILPVLFIVVMTPAVLQMMETFGSL from the coding sequence ATGCCCGATTCCCTCCTGCTGGTCGTCCTCCTCGTCGCGCTCGCTGCTGGCGCCATCGTCCTGACCGTCGCGAGCCTGATCAAGCCTGAACGGTCGCGCATGGTCGCGAACCTCCACCGCGGCGAGCGTGCGGTGGTGGTCGACGCTCCAGAGGCGTCCCGATCCACCCTGGGATCGCTCGCGCAGCGCCTGACCCCTGCGCCGCTCATCAGCCTGCTGACTCGCCAGCACGCCCGCGCCGGGCGACCCGCGCAGTGGCCGGTCGAGCGTCTGCTGACGCTCAAGCTCGTCTGGCTCCCGGTCGGCATCGCGCTGCTGTGCCTGCTCGCGGCCGTGCAGGCGCCGCCCATCCTGACCCTGCTCATCGGGATCGCGGCGATCGTGATCTACTTCCTGCCAGAGCTGCTCCTCGTCAGTCGTGGGCAGGAGCGTGACCAGCGCATCCAGAGGCAGCTCGCCGACACGCTCGACCAGATGATGATCGCGGTCGAGGCGGGCCTGGGCTTCGACGGTGCGATGTCGCGCGCCGCAGCGAACGGCACCGGTGCGCTCTCAGAGGAGCTGACGCGCACCCTGCAGGACATGCGGATGGGGCGCTCGCGGCGCGAGGCCTTCACTGATCTGGCCGACCGCAACCAGGTCGTCGACCTGCGTCGCTTCGTGCGCGCCATCCTCCAGGCTGACGCCTATGGCATCTCCGTCAGTGACGTCCTCCGCAGTCAGGCCGACGAGATGAGGCTCAAGCGTCGCCAGCGGGCAGAGGAGAAGGCGCAGCAGGTGCCTGTGAAGGTGCTCATGCCGCTCATGCTCTGCATCCTGCCGGTGCTCTTCATCGTCGTCATGACGCCGGCCGTGCTGCAGATGATGGAGACCTTCGGCAGTCTCTAG
- a CDS encoding TadE/TadG family type IV pilus assembly protein, with translation MRHRHERGAATVEFALVLPLLLLLTFGILAFGYAFHVQTVLDNAARDAVRVAALTSGSQAPAEARAVARASASSAVTLSDEQIGVDLSACATPVPLASDRLAHVTIELEDFSLLGVFGPITLTGTGSMRCNG, from the coding sequence ATGCGCCATCGCCATGAACGAGGAGCCGCGACGGTCGAGTTCGCGCTCGTACTGCCGCTCCTGCTCCTCCTGACCTTCGGCATCCTCGCCTTCGGGTATGCCTTCCACGTGCAGACGGTGCTCGACAACGCCGCCCGTGACGCCGTCCGTGTCGCGGCACTGACGAGCGGCAGTCAAGCGCCCGCAGAGGCGCGTGCGGTCGCCAGGGCCTCCGCCTCCAGCGCAGTGACGCTGTCGGACGAGCAGATCGGTGTCGACCTCAGCGCCTGCGCCACCCCCGTGCCCCTGGCGAGCGATCGCCTCGCGCACGTCACCATCGAGCTCGAAGACTTCAGCCTTCTCGGCGTCTTCGGCCCCATCACCCTCACCGGTACAGGAAGCATGCGATGCAACGGATGA